A DNA window from Campylobacter lari contains the following coding sequences:
- a CDS encoding NAD(P)H-dependent oxidoreductase, translated as MQDYLNLMQNRSSIRAYTQEKISRENLEYILECARLSPSSLGLEPWKFLVFQKDEHKKEIAKIANNQNHVANCAAIIVVISRADFKDYFEEKLKKRGLSQEELNKRLQTYKPFLDAMDLEQSFIYAKEQSHLAIANIINAAYSLNLGSCIIGGFDKDKINQYLNLDTTKQRVSMLIALGHAQKNSSTEKARFAFNEVVEFKD; from the coding sequence ATGCAAGATTATTTAAATTTAATGCAAAATCGCTCTTCCATTAGAGCATATACTCAAGAAAAAATTTCTAGAGAGAACTTAGAATATATCTTAGAATGTGCTAGATTATCTCCTAGTTCTTTAGGGCTTGAACCTTGGAAATTCTTAGTTTTTCAAAAAGATGAACATAAAAAAGAAATTGCCAAAATAGCTAACAATCAAAACCATGTAGCAAATTGTGCTGCTATTATTGTTGTGATCTCAAGAGCTGATTTTAAAGATTATTTTGAAGAAAAACTAAAAAAGCGTGGTTTAAGCCAAGAAGAATTAAATAAACGCTTGCAAACCTATAAGCCATTTTTAGACGCAATGGATTTAGAACAAAGTTTTATTTATGCAAAAGAGCAAAGTCATCTTGCCATTGCAAATATTATCAATGCTGCTTATAGTTTAAATTTAGGTTCGTGTATTATCGGTGGCTTTGATAAAGATAAAATCAATCAATATTTAAATTTAGACACTACCAAACAAAGAGTATCTATGCTCATTGCTCTAGGACATGCCCAAAAAAATTCTAGTACAGAAAAAGCTCGTTTTGCATTTAATGAAGTGGTAGAATTTAAAGATTAA
- a CDS encoding efflux RND transporter periplasmic adaptor subunit, which translates to MKKIIYLSIFLIILIIGVYFYFFANKEEYNYLTYEVKKQDITQSIEAIGEVYAKTQVDVGAQVSGQITKLYVKLGDRINEGDLIAQIDKDKQQNDLDITKARLESTKANLESKKIALDIATKQYQREQKLYAKKATSLENLENLKNTFYALRANVADLKAQTTQLEISLKNAQKDLAYTTITAPSKGEIINVAVEEGQTVNANQNTPSIVRLADLSEMEIRMQIAEADINKISVGKKVKFSILNEPDKKYEATISSIDPANTTISDATSNTNLNSNSSTSTSAVYYYARVFVKNDNNFLRIGMSTENEIAIKTENNTLVIPTLAIKSDTSGYYVEILKANNISVKTPVKLGIKDSLNTQILDGINEGDLVIIGKNKK; encoded by the coding sequence ATGAAAAAAATAATTTATTTAAGCATATTTTTGATTATACTTATTATAGGGGTGTATTTTTACTTTTTTGCAAATAAGGAAGAATATAATTATCTAACTTATGAGGTTAAAAAACAAGACATTACTCAAAGCATAGAAGCAATAGGTGAAGTTTATGCAAAAACCCAAGTTGATGTTGGTGCACAAGTTAGTGGGCAAATTACTAAACTATATGTAAAATTGGGCGATCGTATTAATGAGGGTGATTTAATCGCGCAAATTGATAAAGATAAACAACAAAATGATTTAGATATTACCAAAGCTAGACTTGAAAGCACAAAGGCAAATTTAGAAAGTAAAAAAATTGCTCTTGATATAGCTACTAAACAATACCAAAGAGAGCAAAAGCTTTATGCTAAAAAGGCTACCTCTTTAGAAAATCTTGAAAATCTTAAAAATACTTTTTATGCCTTAAGAGCAAATGTGGCTGATTTAAAAGCTCAAACTACTCAACTTGAAATTTCTTTAAAAAATGCTCAAAAAGATTTAGCTTATACTACTATAACTGCACCTAGTAAGGGTGAGATTATCAATGTAGCAGTTGAAGAGGGGCAAACTGTAAATGCAAACCAAAATACACCAAGTATAGTGCGCTTGGCCGATTTAAGTGAAATGGAAATTCGTATGCAAATAGCTGAAGCTGATATTAATAAAATCAGTGTTGGAAAAAAGGTAAAATTTAGCATTTTAAATGAGCCTGATAAAAAATATGAAGCAACTATTTCAAGTATAGATCCAGCAAATACTACCATAAGTGATGCAACAAGCAATACAAATTTAAACTCAAACTCAAGTACTAGCACTAGCGCTGTATATTATTATGCAAGGGTTTTTGTAAAAAATGATAATAATTTTTTACGCATAGGTATGAGTACAGAAAATGAAATTGCTATTAAAACAGAAAATAATACTTTAGTTATACCAACTTTGGCTATAAAAAGCGATACAAGTGGTTATTATGTAGAAATTTTAAAAGCCAATAATATAAGTGTAAAAACACCTGTTAAATTAGGTATCAAAGATAGTTTAAATACTCAAATTTTAGATGGTATTAATGAGGGTGATTTAGTTATCATAGGTAAAAATAAAAAATGA